Proteins from a genomic interval of Alphaproteobacteria bacterium:
- a CDS encoding RraA family protein — protein sequence MIDQALIETVRARLYSAVLSDTLDGLGHTEQAMHPSLRPLDESLVLFGRARTGLYMEVYAETPGENPYELEIALVDDLKPDDVAVLACPRGERVAPWGELLSTASVARRAAGCVTDGLVRDVRLIRGMKFPVFAGGIGPLDSKGRGTIMRIDVPVRCGGVRVNPGDWVFGDVDGVVVLPAAVAERAIDLALQKVSSENAMREDLAAGQPLKDVFAKYGIL from the coding sequence ATGATCGACCAGGCGTTGATCGAAACGGTGCGTGCGCGGCTCTATTCGGCCGTGCTGTCGGACACGCTGGATGGGCTGGGCCACACCGAGCAGGCGATGCACCCCTCGCTGCGCCCACTCGACGAGAGCCTCGTCCTGTTCGGCCGCGCCCGCACCGGGCTCTACATGGAGGTCTATGCCGAGACGCCGGGCGAGAACCCGTATGAGCTGGAGATCGCGCTGGTCGACGACCTGAAGCCGGACGACGTCGCCGTGCTCGCCTGCCCGCGCGGCGAGCGGGTGGCGCCCTGGGGCGAACTGCTGTCGACCGCTTCGGTGGCGCGCCGGGCTGCCGGCTGCGTCACCGACGGGCTGGTCCGCGACGTGCGCCTGATCCGCGGCATGAAGTTCCCGGTGTTCGCCGGCGGGATCGGTCCGCTCGACAGCAAGGGCCGCGGCACGATCATGCGCATCGACGTGCCGGTGCGCTGCGGCGGCGTGCGCGTCAACCCGGGCGACTGGGTGTTCGGCGACGTCGACGGCGTGGTGGTGCTGCCTGCCGCGGTCGCGGAACGGGCCATCGACCTGGCACTGCAGAAGGTATCGAGCGAGAACGCCATGCGCGAGGACCTCGCCGCCGGCCAGCCGCTGAAGGACGTCTTCGCGAAGTACGGGATCCTCTGA
- a CDS encoding sugar ABC transporter ATP-binding protein, producing the protein MSPAGEPLLALAGIGHSFGRTRALDAVDFTVRAGEVHGLIGHNGAGKSTLIKVMAGVLHPDSGTVTVAGRRIATGVPAASHAAGLRFIHQNAPLVPIFDAVENCFLGRRYPRRRGMIDRQAMRAEVAAIAARLAPELPLDVPAARLSAGMRQLVLIVRAMADRGRVLVLDEPTAALSAAETDRLLRALCDLRAEGIGMVFVSHRLDEVLAVCDRVTSLHDGRRGGSCATGEATVADLVRLMGFEAPADRQRHGAGGDRTPVLRLAGMRLVPGGPSFDLDVGGGEVVALYGRNGAGRSRLLRAIWGEGAVSGAMQLDGSDFRPRGPRQAIARGVAYVPDDRRRNGLLADRPLVENLTLPRLARFRAHAGLPVPDRRREAAAFADAASRLRLVFGSPRQPAATLSGGNQQKLMFGRWLQERPRLLLLDEPSEGVDIAAKAEIHRLVRDMAAQGCAVLLATSDRDEALALGDRIAVMRGGALAAVVDGSAADGHALDVAAQAAEAA; encoded by the coding sequence GTGTCTCCTGCGGGTGAGCCCCTGCTGGCGCTGGCGGGCATCGGCCACAGCTTCGGCCGCACCCGGGCGCTCGATGCCGTCGATTTCACCGTCCGGGCCGGCGAGGTGCACGGGCTGATCGGCCACAATGGCGCCGGGAAATCCACGCTTATCAAAGTGATGGCGGGTGTTCTTCACCCGGATTCCGGCACTGTGACGGTGGCGGGCCGGCGCATCGCCACGGGCGTTCCGGCGGCGAGCCATGCGGCCGGCCTGCGCTTCATCCACCAGAATGCGCCGCTGGTGCCGATCTTCGATGCGGTCGAGAACTGCTTCCTGGGGCGGCGCTATCCGCGCCGACGCGGCATGATCGACCGGCAGGCGATGCGCGCCGAGGTCGCCGCGATCGCGGCGCGGCTGGCGCCCGAGCTGCCGCTGGATGTACCGGCGGCCAGGCTCTCGGCCGGCATGCGCCAGTTGGTCCTGATCGTGCGGGCGATGGCCGATCGCGGCCGGGTGCTGGTGCTGGACGAGCCGACCGCGGCCCTGTCGGCGGCGGAGACCGACAGGCTGCTGCGCGCGCTCTGCGACCTGCGTGCCGAGGGCATCGGGATGGTTTTCGTCAGCCATCGCCTCGACGAGGTCTTGGCGGTGTGCGACCGGGTGACCAGCCTGCATGACGGCCGGCGCGGCGGTTCCTGCGCGACCGGCGAGGCCACCGTTGCCGACCTGGTGCGGCTGATGGGCTTCGAGGCTCCGGCCGACCGGCAACGCCATGGCGCCGGCGGCGACCGAACGCCGGTGCTGCGGCTGGCCGGCATGCGGCTGGTCCCCGGCGGCCCGTCGTTCGACCTCGACGTTGGCGGCGGCGAGGTGGTCGCGCTCTACGGCCGCAACGGCGCCGGCCGGTCGCGCCTGCTGCGCGCGATCTGGGGCGAAGGGGCGGTTTCCGGCGCCATGCAGCTGGACGGAAGCGACTTCCGGCCGCGCGGCCCGCGCCAGGCCATCGCCCGCGGTGTCGCCTATGTGCCCGACGACCGGCGGCGCAACGGGCTGCTGGCCGACCGGCCGCTGGTCGAGAACCTGACCCTGCCGCGGCTCGCGCGCTTCCGCGCGCATGCAGGCCTGCCGGTCCCCGATCGCCGGCGGGAAGCGGCCGCATTCGCCGACGCAGCCAGCCGCCTGCGCCTGGTCTTCGGCAGCCCGCGCCAGCCGGCCGCCACCCTCTCCGGCGGCAACCAGCAGAAGCTGATGTTCGGGCGCTGGCTGCAGGAGCGCCCGCGCCTGCTGCTGCTCGACGAGCCGAGCGAGGGCGTCGACATTGCCGCCAAGGCGGAGATCCACCGCCTGGTCCGTGACATGGCGGCGCAGGGCTGCGCTGTGCTGCTCGCAACCTCGGACCGCGACGAGGCGCTCGCCCTCGGCGACCGGATCGCGGTCATGCGCGGCGGCGCTCTGGCTGCGGTCGTCGACGGCTCGGCGGCCGACGGCCACGCGCTCGACGTCGCCGCGCAGGCCGCGGAAGCGGCATGA
- a CDS encoding substrate-binding domain-containing protein — MRNTLAATTAAMALLIAAGGPAAAAGERIAVVTPYLSAVATAEMVETFSAEAEARGWQIDLVDTAGDLAAMASRIEDVTASGVDAIVVVSIDPAQMQDQIDAAAAAGIPVVAIDGAANPAVALNVTSDNYVLGQTMTAYLFDAIGGAGQIVRFFHSAHPGVRQREIALDDALAANPDVTEVASHYVQVPGQIDDSRNAMDSILLAHPGEGDIDAVWAAWDEPGIGAQLAIEAAGRSGIVIAGIDGNPQAIELIKACSPFIATVRQGFGDMARIAAEQLEAVFGGAAVEAGEMYAPVELITRDSLGVSCG; from the coding sequence ATGCGCAACACGTTGGCCGCAACGACGGCTGCCATGGCCCTGCTGATCGCCGCAGGCGGCCCCGCCGCCGCGGCCGGCGAGCGAATCGCGGTCGTGACCCCCTATCTCTCGGCAGTGGCGACGGCGGAGATGGTGGAGACCTTTTCGGCGGAGGCCGAGGCGCGCGGCTGGCAGATCGACCTGGTCGACACCGCCGGCGACCTCGCAGCGATGGCCAGCCGGATCGAGGACGTCACTGCCTCCGGCGTCGACGCCATCGTGGTGGTGTCGATCGATCCGGCCCAGATGCAGGACCAGATCGACGCCGCCGCCGCCGCGGGCATCCCGGTGGTCGCCATCGACGGGGCGGCCAATCCCGCAGTCGCGCTGAACGTCACCTCCGACAACTACGTGCTCGGCCAGACGATGACGGCCTACCTGTTCGACGCCATCGGCGGCGCGGGCCAGATCGTCCGGTTCTTCCACTCGGCGCATCCAGGCGTGCGCCAGCGCGAGATCGCACTGGACGACGCGCTGGCGGCCAACCCCGACGTGACCGAGGTCGCCAGCCACTACGTCCAGGTGCCCGGTCAGATCGACGACAGCCGCAATGCGATGGATTCGATCCTGCTGGCACATCCGGGCGAGGGCGACATCGACGCGGTGTGGGCCGCCTGGGACGAGCCCGGCATCGGCGCCCAGCTCGCCATCGAGGCAGCCGGGCGCTCCGGCATCGTCATCGCCGGGATCGACGGCAACCCGCAGGCAATCGAGCTGATCAAGGCCTGCTCCCCGTTCATCGCCACCGTGCGCCAGGGCTTCGGCGACATGGCGCGGATCGCCGCCGAGCAGTTGGAGGCCGTGTTCGGCGGTGCGGCGGTGGAGGCCGGCGAGATGTATGCGCCGGTGGAACTGATCACGCGAGACAGCCTCGGTGTCTCCTGCGGGTGA
- a CDS encoding ABC transporter permease, translating into MSLAALQRWGTAVAFVLLCAGFAAAAPDAFASWANLANLLQQVATLAIVAAAATLVMVIGEFDLSIGFIASLSAVLCVALFGEQLGVVPALAAGMVAALAGGAINGVLVAAFAVPSFVATLANGTILGGIAYWASGGASLFQGVPDGFKALARGDVAGIPTLAWWMAAVLLAVAFLLARTEFGRRLHAIGSNREAARLAGLPIVQDRILAFVLSGGLAGLAGLLLAARLGSVQHTMGDPLLLPAYAAVFLGTTASPTGTPTVAGTFLGVAIAGVLANGLTIVGVEPFVQKMLTGAIIIAAVLVRRLGRPS; encoded by the coding sequence ATGAGCCTGGCCGCGCTGCAGCGCTGGGGCACGGCGGTCGCTTTCGTCCTGCTTTGCGCCGGTTTTGCCGCGGCGGCGCCGGACGCCTTTGCCAGCTGGGCCAACCTCGCCAACCTGCTGCAGCAGGTGGCGACGCTCGCCATCGTCGCCGCCGCGGCGACGCTGGTCATGGTGATCGGCGAGTTCGACCTGTCCATCGGCTTCATCGCCTCGCTGTCCGCGGTGCTGTGCGTCGCGCTGTTCGGCGAGCAGCTCGGCGTCGTGCCGGCGCTGGCGGCGGGGATGGTCGCCGCGCTGGCCGGCGGCGCGATCAACGGCGTGCTGGTCGCGGCCTTCGCGGTGCCGTCCTTCGTCGCCACCCTGGCCAACGGCACCATCCTCGGCGGCATCGCCTACTGGGCCTCCGGCGGCGCCAGCCTGTTCCAGGGCGTGCCCGACGGCTTCAAGGCGCTGGCGCGCGGCGATGTCGCCGGCATCCCCACCCTGGCCTGGTGGATGGCCGCGGTGCTGCTGGCCGTCGCCTTCCTGTTGGCGCGGACCGAGTTCGGGCGCCGCCTGCACGCGATCGGCAGCAACCGCGAGGCGGCCCGGCTCGCCGGCCTGCCGATCGTGCAGGACCGCATCCTCGCCTTCGTCCTGTCCGGCGGGCTGGCCGGGCTGGCCGGGCTGCTGTTGGCCGCACGGCTGGGCAGCGTGCAGCACACCATGGGCGACCCGCTGCTGCTGCCGGCCTATGCCGCCGTGTTCCTCGGCACCACCGCGTCGCCGACCGGGACCCCGACCGTCGCCGGCACATTCCTCGGCGTCGCCATCGCCGGCGTGCTCGCCAACGGGCTGACCATCGTCGGCGTGGAGCCGTTCGTGCAGAAGATGCTGACCGGGGCGATCATCATCGCGGCGGTGCTGGTGCGCCGGCTGGGGCGGCCGTCGTGA
- a CDS encoding TRAP transporter small permease translates to MSALTKILDAYYRLLKLLLTLLMGGLIVPILMQVLSRHVGIIPRFIWTEEIARFCFVWVIMLGAMVAVRDGTHFDVDLLPDRIPRWLNAAITLFAHLAVFCVAITFIYYGYDFAVLGSRQQSEISGLPMLTIYIAWPIAGVTWVLFLFERIAADIRRFRTEQPA, encoded by the coding sequence GTGAGCGCACTGACCAAGATCCTCGACGCCTATTACCGGCTGCTGAAACTGCTGCTGACGCTGTTGATGGGCGGACTGATCGTCCCGATCCTGATGCAGGTGCTGTCGCGCCATGTCGGCATCATCCCGCGCTTCATCTGGACCGAAGAGATCGCCCGCTTCTGCTTCGTCTGGGTGATCATGCTCGGCGCCATGGTCGCTGTGCGCGACGGCACCCACTTCGACGTCGACCTGCTGCCGGACCGGATTCCGCGCTGGCTCAACGCGGCCATCACACTGTTCGCGCATCTGGCGGTGTTCTGCGTCGCCATCACCTTCATCTACTACGGCTACGACTTCGCGGTGCTGGGGTCGCGCCAGCAGTCCGAGATTTCCGGCCTGCCGATGCTGACGATCTACATCGCCTGGCCGATCGCCGGCGTGACCTGGGTGCTGTTCCTGTTCGAGCGCATCGCTGCCGATATTCGCCGCTTCCGCACGGAGCAGCCGGCATGA
- a CDS encoding TRAP transporter substrate-binding protein, with protein sequence MKTGIRTLYASAAAAALALATTAASAETYTLIGAVQFDDNHAFTKLMVKFEELVHEYYTGPDEVVFELHKNSELGLEKDYFEYMSQGISVDYAVVSPSHMSTFSPMAPLMDMPFLFRDLDHWDAVLRSDAFQPIVDDVYNNGDVMLIGYGGGGTRNLIVNRPVTNMAELEGLPMRVMGAPIQTMIFEAVRAAPSVIAYDEVYNAIQTGVIDAAENEAAGIEQMHFYEVGPFISLTQHAITVRPLCFAGATFRRLPEDLQQAILRAGQEAGEYGRQLESSQDSEKLAAMEAAGLLQTVVFTERDQLLSLAEPVKEEYAASLGATEVLHAINAVQAD encoded by the coding sequence ATGAAGACTGGTATCCGCACATTGTACGCCTCCGCCGCGGCGGCCGCCCTGGCCCTCGCGACGACGGCTGCGTCCGCCGAGACCTATACGCTGATCGGCGCCGTGCAGTTCGACGACAACCACGCCTTCACCAAGCTGATGGTCAAGTTCGAAGAGTTGGTGCACGAGTACTACACCGGACCGGACGAGGTAGTGTTCGAGCTGCACAAGAACAGCGAGCTCGGGCTCGAGAAGGACTATTTCGAGTACATGAGCCAGGGCATCTCGGTCGACTATGCGGTGGTGTCGCCGTCGCACATGTCGACCTTCTCGCCAATGGCGCCGCTGATGGACATGCCGTTCCTGTTCCGCGACCTCGACCACTGGGACGCGGTGCTGCGCAGCGACGCGTTCCAACCGATCGTCGACGACGTCTACAACAACGGCGACGTGATGCTGATCGGCTATGGCGGCGGCGGCACCCGCAACCTGATCGTCAATCGCCCGGTCACCAACATGGCCGAGCTGGAAGGCCTGCCGATGCGTGTGATGGGCGCGCCGATCCAGACCATGATCTTCGAGGCGGTTCGCGCCGCACCGTCGGTGATCGCCTATGACGAGGTCTACAACGCGATCCAGACCGGCGTGATCGATGCCGCGGAGAACGAGGCGGCCGGCATCGAGCAGATGCACTTCTACGAGGTCGGGCCGTTCATCTCGCTGACCCAGCATGCGATCACGGTGCGCCCGCTGTGCTTTGCCGGCGCCACCTTCCGCCGGCTGCCGGAAGACCTGCAGCAGGCCATCCTGCGCGCGGGCCAGGAAGCCGGCGAGTACGGCCGCCAACTGGAATCGAGCCAGGACAGCGAGAAGCTGGCGGCGATGGAGGCGGCCGGCCTGCTGCAGACGGTGGTGTTCACCGAGCGCGACCAGCTGCTGTCGCTGGCCGAGCCGGTGAAGGAGGAATACGCCGCCTCGCTGGGCGCCACCGAGGTCCTGCACGCGATCAACGCCGTCCAGGCCGACTGA
- a CDS encoding substrate-binding domain-containing protein, whose amino-acid sequence MTSQRTLALCLLTGSMLVPVSAALAQDKVIGVSWRHFQEERWRIDERGILDALEGPGWEYVSADAQADPQKQITDIEGLISSGADVLIVLAQDSFAVVPAIQSAQAAGIPVIAYDVPVDMTDILFISFDNIAVGRLMGEALVAAQPGGNWAILNGDPSMSIVNLFKEGQMQAVQPLIDSGAITVVAEQFIENWKPDVAQTAMDQILTMSGNEIDAVLAMNDGMAGGAAAAMAAQGMHGVALSGQDGDIAALNRIARGDQTVSVWKNSYSLGQTAAVAAVALGEGTPMAEVAGAQPYETPSGQMQSAILLEPIAITRDNLNLVVDSDWISKEDLCQGVTENAPAACQ is encoded by the coding sequence ATGACATCACAGCGGACGCTGGCCCTTTGCCTGTTGACCGGCAGCATGCTGGTCCCGGTTAGCGCGGCATTGGCCCAGGACAAGGTGATCGGGGTCAGCTGGCGCCACTTCCAGGAAGAGCGCTGGCGCATCGACGAGCGCGGCATTCTCGACGCGCTGGAAGGTCCCGGTTGGGAGTATGTCAGCGCCGACGCGCAGGCCGACCCGCAGAAGCAGATCACCGACATCGAGGGCCTGATCTCCAGCGGCGCCGACGTGCTGATCGTGCTGGCGCAGGACAGCTTCGCGGTGGTGCCGGCGATCCAGTCGGCGCAGGCCGCCGGCATCCCGGTCATCGCCTATGACGTGCCGGTGGACATGACCGACATCCTGTTCATCAGCTTCGACAACATCGCCGTCGGCCGGCTGATGGGCGAGGCGCTGGTTGCCGCCCAGCCCGGCGGCAACTGGGCGATCCTGAACGGCGACCCGTCGATGTCGATCGTCAACCTGTTCAAGGAAGGCCAGATGCAGGCGGTGCAGCCGCTGATCGACAGCGGCGCCATCACCGTCGTCGCCGAGCAGTTCATCGAGAACTGGAAGCCGGACGTCGCGCAGACCGCGATGGACCAGATCCTGACCATGAGCGGCAACGAGATCGACGCAGTGCTGGCGATGAACGACGGCATGGCCGGCGGCGCTGCCGCGGCGATGGCCGCCCAGGGCATGCACGGGGTGGCGCTGTCCGGGCAGGACGGCGACATCGCCGCGCTCAACCGCATCGCGCGCGGCGACCAGACCGTCTCGGTCTGGAAGAACTCCTATTCGCTCGGCCAGACCGCCGCCGTCGCCGCCGTCGCACTCGGCGAGGGCACGCCGATGGCGGAGGTTGCCGGCGCCCAGCCCTACGAGACGCCGTCAGGCCAGATGCAGAGCGCGATCCTGCTGGAGCCGATCGCCATCACCCGCGACAACCTCAATCTGGTCGTCGATTCCGACTGGATCAGCAAGGAAGACCTGTGCCAGGGCGTGACCGAGAACGCGCCCGCGGCTTGCCAATAG
- a CDS encoding FGGY family carbohydrate kinase, translating into MSGSGGPVLVLDAGTSALKAALVDAEGRIAAAAEAGYGAEPAPYRQRPEAWWQAACTAVAGLGPVAPRAIALTGTMENLVPVSAQGRAVADAILYADSCGEAWLARHGPALAAADAATVLGNAPEPLMSAFKALWLAEDAPDVLAAARWLLLSPKDFLILRMTGRAVSDPTTATTSGLMALATRRWSAPLLDLLGIEAQRLPALVAADTVVGTLGAAAARSLGLAEGLPVHAGCGDAGAATVGSGCVAPGDVSVHLGTTGWVARVVSDDTLGRPRPCYRLAHPRPGLVIEVLPLLSAGGAAAWARRVFGLEPAAAEQAAREADRDAPDILFLPYLNGERSPFLDLDVRGAFLGLDAAHGPGALYRAVLEGVALALRASLRALCGDSVPSRVGLCGGGARSALWAALIADCLDTPVHVAAEPETVTAVGAAVACGLVRAADIGAGPPVRPRPDRQARTARLARLYDEATAFARASAGLLRGNGA; encoded by the coding sequence GTGAGCGGCAGCGGCGGTCCCGTGCTGGTGCTCGACGCCGGCACCTCGGCGCTGAAGGCGGCGCTGGTCGACGCCGAGGGCCGTATCGCGGCCGCCGCGGAGGCGGGCTATGGCGCCGAGCCGGCGCCCTATCGGCAGCGGCCGGAGGCCTGGTGGCAGGCGGCCTGCACGGCAGTGGCCGGCCTCGGGCCGGTCGCGCCGCGGGCAATTGCGTTGACCGGGACCATGGAGAATCTCGTGCCGGTGTCGGCGCAGGGCAGGGCGGTCGCCGACGCCATCCTCTATGCCGATTCCTGCGGCGAGGCCTGGCTGGCGCGGCATGGGCCCGCCCTGGCCGCCGCCGATGCCGCAACCGTCCTCGGCAATGCGCCGGAGCCGCTGATGTCGGCCTTCAAGGCGCTGTGGCTGGCCGAGGATGCGCCCGACGTGCTGGCCGCAGCGCGCTGGCTGCTGCTGTCGCCGAAGGACTTCCTCATCCTGCGCATGACCGGGCGCGCCGTGTCGGACCCGACCACGGCCACCACCAGCGGCTTGATGGCACTGGCAACCCGGCGCTGGAGCGCACCGCTGCTCGACCTGCTCGGGATCGAGGCGCAGCGGCTGCCCGCGCTCGTGGCGGCGGATACCGTGGTGGGGACGCTGGGCGCGGCGGCGGCGCGTTCGCTCGGCCTCGCCGAAGGCCTGCCGGTCCATGCGGGCTGCGGCGATGCCGGCGCCGCCACGGTCGGCTCCGGCTGTGTCGCGCCGGGGGATGTCAGCGTCCATCTCGGCACCACCGGTTGGGTCGCACGGGTCGTGTCCGACGACACGCTGGGCCGGCCGCGGCCCTGCTACCGCCTGGCGCATCCGCGGCCCGGGCTGGTGATCGAGGTGCTGCCGCTGCTGTCGGCCGGCGGTGCTGCAGCCTGGGCCCGGCGCGTGTTCGGCCTTGAGCCGGCGGCGGCGGAGCAGGCGGCGCGCGAGGCGGACCGCGATGCCCCGGACATCCTGTTCCTGCCCTACCTCAACGGCGAGCGTTCGCCATTCCTCGACCTCGACGTGCGCGGCGCGTTCCTCGGCCTGGACGCGGCGCACGGGCCGGGCGCGCTCTACCGCGCCGTGCTCGAAGGTGTGGCGCTGGCGCTGCGCGCCAGTCTGCGTGCGCTGTGCGGCGACTCGGTTCCGTCCCGCGTCGGCCTGTGCGGCGGCGGTGCGCGCAGCGCGTTGTGGGCGGCGCTGATTGCCGACTGCCTCGATACGCCGGTGCATGTCGCGGCGGAACCGGAGACCGTAACGGCGGTCGGCGCCGCCGTCGCCTGCGGCCTGGTCCGGGCCGCCGACATTGGCGCGGGGCCGCCGGTGCGGCCGCGGCCCGACCGGCAGGCGCGGACGGCGCGGCTCGCGCGTCTCTACGACGAGGCAACTGCGTTCGCCCGGGCCTCGGCCGGCCTGTTGCGCGGCAACGGCGCCTGA
- a CDS encoding sugar ABC transporter permease, which yields MTMTLSGGPAGVQTLQQRARQIALATGIDTRLIALMSIMAVVWVALDAATGGVFLSARNLFNLSVQFAVVGIMATGMVLVIVTRNIDISVGSLLGFIGVCGALLQVRSLGLDDPNAWWITTVAMVAGGVLLGLINGLVVAYLRVPALIVTLAGLMFYRNAAYQVTEGVTIAPLDETFQIIGGGLNGTIGETWSWIVGAAAVAAIAWGTLATRRRRRKYGFPLRHPAMEAAMIAFWSLVVLVFVNTMNNYNKPNTEEPMGIAVPVLILFGVAATMSFIAKRTRFGRYIYAIGGNPDSAELVGIDTRKVVVSTFTLMGFLAGLAAVVVTARLNAATNATGIMTELQVIAAAVVGGTSLAGGLGTIFGAVLGALFIQSLESGMVLLRLDSPVQKMVIAVVLVSAVVIDMAFRRKRS from the coding sequence ATGACCATGACCCTGTCCGGCGGACCGGCCGGCGTGCAAACGCTGCAGCAGCGTGCGCGGCAGATCGCGCTCGCCACGGGTATCGACACGCGCCTGATCGCGCTGATGTCGATCATGGCGGTCGTCTGGGTCGCGCTCGATGCCGCCACCGGCGGCGTGTTCCTCAGCGCCCGCAACCTGTTCAACCTGTCGGTGCAGTTCGCTGTCGTCGGCATCATGGCGACCGGCATGGTGCTGGTGATCGTCACCCGCAACATCGACATCTCGGTCGGCTCGCTGCTCGGCTTCATCGGCGTGTGCGGCGCGTTGCTGCAGGTGCGCAGCCTCGGCCTCGACGACCCGAACGCCTGGTGGATCACCACGGTCGCGATGGTCGCCGGCGGCGTGCTGCTCGGCCTGATCAACGGCCTGGTCGTCGCCTATCTGCGGGTGCCGGCGCTGATCGTGACCCTGGCCGGACTGATGTTCTACCGCAATGCCGCCTATCAGGTGACCGAGGGCGTCACCATCGCGCCGCTGGACGAGACCTTCCAGATCATCGGCGGCGGCCTGAACGGCACCATCGGCGAGACCTGGAGCTGGATCGTCGGCGCCGCCGCGGTGGCCGCCATCGCCTGGGGCACGCTCGCCACCCGGCGCCGGCGCAGGAAATACGGCTTCCCGCTGCGCCACCCGGCGATGGAGGCGGCGATGATCGCCTTCTGGTCGCTGGTGGTGCTGGTGTTCGTCAACACCATGAACAACTACAACAAGCCGAACACCGAGGAGCCGATGGGCATCGCCGTGCCGGTGCTGATCCTGTTCGGCGTGGCGGCGACGATGTCGTTCATTGCCAAGCGCACCCGTTTCGGCCGTTACATCTATGCCATCGGCGGCAACCCGGACAGCGCCGAGCTGGTCGGCATCGACACCCGCAAGGTCGTCGTCTCGACCTTCACCCTGATGGGCTTCCTCGCCGGGCTGGCCGCCGTTGTAGTGACCGCGCGGCTGAACGCGGCCACAAACGCGACCGGCATCATGACCGAGCTGCAGGTGATCGCGGCCGCCGTGGTCGGCGGCACCTCGCTGGCCGGCGGGCTCGGCACCATCTTCGGCGCCGTACTCGGTGCGCTGTTCATCCAGAGCCTGGAGAGCGGGATGGTGCTGCTGCGGCTCGATTCCCCGGTGCAGAAGATGGTGATCGCCGTGGTGCTGGTCAGCGCGGTGGTGATCGACATGGCGTTCCGGAGGAAGCGGTCGTGA
- a CDS encoding TRAP transporter large permease, whose amino-acid sequence MSAGEVAAILFSVFGVLIVLRVPVAFALGLACVPVFFIEDRLTPVMLAREMFKSYNSFVLLAVPFFLLAANLMNSAGITERLINLSKAMVGHLPGGLGHINVVVSMLFAGISGSSTADAAGIGSLLIPAMQKQGYDTRFSVAVTACSSVMGVIIPPSILMVVWGGLMSVSVGGLFLAGVIPGVLIALSMMATVYVYARVYNYPVYSRASLRDFGQALARALLALATPAIIVGGIVLGWFTPTEASVIAVIYSLTLGLLIYRSIRPREVPKVLYDSGRFAAISLFCIGTASAFGWILAYFRIPQALVDVIVGWGLSGIGIGLAIAGAFLVIGMFIDAIPAIIILGTVLRPVAEAGGIHPIHFAIIGVVSLAFGLVTPPYGLCLLIACSLGKIKVVQALRDVCVLLIPMLLVLVLIVVLPDVIMALPRWLMPQFVN is encoded by the coding sequence ATGAGCGCCGGCGAGGTCGCCGCCATCCTGTTCTCGGTGTTCGGCGTGCTGATCGTGCTGCGCGTCCCGGTGGCCTTCGCGCTGGGTCTCGCCTGCGTGCCGGTGTTCTTCATCGAGGATCGCCTGACCCCGGTGATGCTGGCGCGCGAGATGTTCAAGTCGTACAACTCGTTCGTGCTGCTGGCGGTGCCGTTCTTCCTGCTGGCGGCCAACCTGATGAACTCGGCCGGCATCACCGAACGGCTGATCAACCTGTCCAAGGCGATGGTCGGGCACCTGCCGGGCGGGCTCGGCCACATCAACGTGGTCGTCTCGATGCTGTTCGCCGGCATCTCCGGCTCGTCGACCGCGGATGCGGCCGGCATCGGCTCGCTGCTGATCCCGGCGATGCAGAAGCAGGGCTACGACACCCGCTTCTCCGTTGCGGTCACCGCCTGCTCGTCGGTGATGGGCGTGATCATCCCGCCGTCGATCCTGATGGTGGTGTGGGGCGGGCTGATGTCGGTCTCGGTCGGCGGGCTGTTCCTCGCCGGCGTCATCCCTGGCGTGCTGATCGCGCTGTCGATGATGGCGACGGTGTACGTCTACGCCCGGGTCTACAACTATCCGGTCTATTCGCGCGCCTCGCTGCGCGACTTCGGCCAGGCGCTGGCCCGCGCGCTGCTGGCGCTGGCCACCCCCGCCATCATCGTCGGCGGCATCGTGCTCGGCTGGTTCACGCCCACCGAGGCCTCGGTGATCGCGGTGATCTATTCGCTGACACTGGGGCTGCTGATCTACCGCTCGATCCGGCCGCGCGAGGTGCCGAAGGTCCTTTACGACTCCGGCCGCTTCGCCGCGATCTCGCTGTTCTGCATCGGCACCGCGTCGGCCTTCGGCTGGATCCTGGCCTATTTCCGCATCCCGCAGGCGCTGGTCGACGTGATCGTCGGCTGGGGGCTCAGCGGCATCGGCATCGGGCTGGCCATCGCCGGGGCGTTCCTGGTGATCGGCATGTTCATCGACGCGATCCCGGCGATCATCATTCTCGGCACCGTGCTGCGCCCGGTGGCGGAGGCCGGCGGCATCCACCCGATCCACTTCGCCATCATCGGCGTGGTCAGCCTGGCCTTCGGGCTGGTGACCCCGCCCTACGGGTTGTGCCTGCTGATCGCCTGCTCGCTGGGCAAGATCAAGGTGGTGCAGGCGCTGCGCGACGTGTGCGTGCTGCTGATCCCGATGCTGCTGGTGCTGGTGCTGATCGTCGTGCTGCCGGACGTGATCATGGCGCTGCCGCGCTGGTTGATGCCGCAGTTCGTCAACTGA